The following coding sequences are from one Cydia splendana chromosome 15, ilCydSple1.2, whole genome shotgun sequence window:
- the LOC134797729 gene encoding uncharacterized protein LOC134797729 produces the protein MAAPDQYLEEFFPKYNPPIRAHKHTCVGLGMEVIKRLKVLEKDFPGISKSMMLVSCDENIQDLVDYTTSFPGPQGFLIETEKDHVMAAIHVKIDGRPGIFLSDLGYHISRVVTAMADRCYPHTGWFTQSDEPHCRKDYNYQFNLQNPNYVEWHERETRGDKTKAQVSLMYVAKPYLTAVEVTEKRNLVWDLRSLLARDPKGRLTAGIYFPLKAKTQEFTMFFDSNNGKQRKKLKFQTFLELQKIPDEVVEEVDQCNEQLRLKDGELLSILKRLATVVTDEEYMAEVLAVNNKVVQLSAGQ, from the exons ATGGCCGCTCCGGATCAGTATCTTGAAGAGTTCTTCCCGAAGTACAATCCTCCTATCAGAGCGCATAAGCATACTTGTGTCGGTCTCGGAATGGAAGTCATCAAGCGCTTGAAAGTTTTAGAGAAGGACTTCCCCGGTATCAGCAAGTCTATGATGCTGGTATCTTGCGATGAGAATATCCAGGACTTGGTAGACTATACCACCTCGTTCCCTGGACCTCAAGGGTTCCTGATCGAGACGGAGAAGGACCACGTGATGGCCGCTATCCACGTGAAGATCGACGGCAGACCGGGCATATTCCTGTCCGATCTGGGATACCACATCTCCCGTGTCGTCACTGCTATGGCTGATCGTTGCTATCCACATACTG GCTGGTTCACGCAGTCGGACGAGCCTCACTGCCGCAAGGACTACAACTACCAGTTCAACCTGCAGAACCCCAACTACGTGGAGTGGCACGAGCGGGAGACCAGGGGTGACAAGACCAAGGCCCAGGTGTCCCTAATGTACGTCGCCAAGCCGTATCTGACCGCTGTTGAGGTCACCGAGAAGAGGAACTTGGTGTGGGATCTTAG GAGTCTTCTAGCCAGGGACCCCAAGGGCCGCCTGACCGCCGGTATCTACTTCCCTCTGAAGGCCAAGACCCAGGAATTCACCATGTTCTTCGACAGCAACAACGGCAAGCAGAGGAAGAAGCTCAAGTTCCAAACATTCTTGGAGCTACAGAAG ATCCCTGACGAAGTGGTAGAAGAAGTAGACCAGTGCAACGAGCAGCTCCGTCTCAAGGACGGCGAGCTCCTCTCCATCCTCAAACGACTTGCCACCGTCGTCACCGACGAGGAGTACATGGCTGAAGTCCTGGCTGTTAACAACAAGGTCGTGCAGCTGTCTGCGGGACAGTAA